Proteins encoded in a region of the Panicum hallii strain FIL2 chromosome 3, PHallii_v3.1, whole genome shotgun sequence genome:
- the LOC112885247 gene encoding uncharacterized protein LOC112885247, which yields MSPGDDSGLGGGDLGNDVGDGLGGGDLGDDLGGEDLGDDLGGEVTGDDLPLGDDAELEEIDPADVYTLDDLLAEDEKLEAFRIKIGGKLKANIRRQRESGPRRYIPRPREGGHDDLIVNYFSANPIYTDEQFRRRFRMNKPLFLRIARTLSDWSLFFTQRVDATGRGGHSPLQKCAAAIRILGYGTPADALDEILKIAASTSLQCLGKFAEGVIECFGGEYLRPPRSDELEKIL from the coding sequence ATGTCGCCTGGTGACGATTCTGGTCTGGGCGGAGGTGATCTGGGCAATGATGTGGGCGATGGTCTGGGAGGTGGTGATCTGGGCGATGACCTGGGCGGTGAAGATCTGGGCGATGATCTGGGCGGTGAAGTTACTGGTGATGATCTCCCTCTGGGCGATGATGCTGAACTGGAAGAAATTGATCCAGCGGATGTATATACACTTGATGACTTGCTTGCCGAGGATGAAAAACTAGAAGCTTTCCGAATAAAGATTGGCGGTAAATTGAAGGCTAATATTCGTCGTCAGCGTGAAAGTGGACCGCGGAGGTACATACCTAGACCTCGAGAAGGTGGTCATGATGATCTTATTGTCAACTATTTCTCTGCAAATCCTATCTATACTGACGAGCAGTTTCGAAGAAGGTTTCGGATGAATAAGCCTCTGTTCCTACGTATAGCTAGAACTCTCAGTGATTGGTCTCTCTTTTTTACTCAAAGAGTGGATGCTACTGGTCGAGGTGGCCACTCACCTCTTCAAAAGTGTGCTGCAGCCATTCGAATACTAGGATATGGCACACCGGCTGATGCACTTGATGAGATACTGAAGATTGCGGCGAGCACATCTTTGCAGTGCCTAGGAAAATTTGCGGAAGGGGTAATTGAATGTTTTGGTGGCGAGTACCTCCGTCCTCCGAGAAGTGATGAACTAGAGAAAATTCTATAA
- the LOC112885248 gene encoding uncharacterized protein LOC112885248: PPTAAPPTLEVILTTTIDKLGKAGEVVKVAPGHFRNHLMPKMLAVPNMDKFAILIREQRKLYQREEEVVKEVTKEDDDARVGSESQRIQIFLTCLVDEMS, translated from the exons ccGCCGACGGCCGCGCCCCCGACCCTCGAGGTCATCCTCACCACG ACGATTGATAAGCTGGGGAAAGCAGGGGAGGTGGTGAAGGTGGCGCCTGGCCACTTCCGCAACCACCTTATGCCTAAGATGCTCGCTGTCCCAAACATGGACAAATTCGCCATACTCATCCGAGAGCAGCGCAAG CTCTATCAACGTGAAGAGGAGGTGGTGAAAGAAGTCACAAAAGAAGATGATGATGCTCGGGTAGGTTCTGAATCTCAGAGGATACAAATATTTCTGACCTGCCTTGTTGATGAAATGTCTTAG